Proteins encoded together in one Asterias rubens chromosome 4, eAstRub1.3, whole genome shotgun sequence window:
- the LOC117288927 gene encoding LOW QUALITY PROTEIN: ataxin-8-like (The sequence of the model RefSeq protein was modified relative to this genomic sequence to represent the inferred CDS: deleted 2 bases in 1 codon), translated as QQQQQQQQQQQQQQQQQQQQQQQQPQQQQQQQQQQQQQQQQQQQQQQQQQQQQQQQQQQQQQQQQQQQQQQQQQQQQQQQQQQQQQQQHNNNNN; from the exons caacaacaacaacaacaacaacaacaacaacaacaacaacaacaacaacaacaacaacaacaacaacaacaac cacaacaacaacaacaacaacaacaacaacaacaacaacaacaacaacaacaacaacaacaacaacaacaacaacaacaacaacaacaacaacaacaacaacaacaacaacaacaacaacaacaa caacaacaacaacaacaacaacaacaacaacaacaacaacaacaacaacaacaacaacaacaacaacacaacaacaacaacaac